The Niastella koreensis GR20-10 genome includes a window with the following:
- a CDS encoding MBL fold metallo-hydrolase, translated as MIISPSAKNICNTCGVRYGTSIIPTICEICADDRQYLGFNGQVWTSYNELATKSTIRFSRLLSTIYDLRISPSFAIAQKAHLILSSSGNVLWDCLPFIDDQTIAFIRSLGGISAIAISHPHYYSLMQDWATAFDCPIYLHASDREWIKDPGGYIELWNGTTKKLWDNISIVHVAGHFPGSTILHLPDHGRAGCLLTGDSIYVAPSRRHMSFMYSYPNHIPLPKKDIEFIYERVHPLPFDAMYGAFEWMNIAEGARTIFERSISRHLSIY; from the coding sequence ATGATTATTTCGCCTTCGGCAAAGAACATCTGCAACACCTGCGGTGTTCGGTACGGCACTTCTATTATTCCTACTATTTGTGAAATTTGTGCAGACGACCGGCAATACCTGGGTTTCAATGGCCAGGTGTGGACAAGTTACAACGAACTGGCTACCAAAAGCACCATCCGGTTTTCGCGCTTACTATCTACCATATACGATCTAAGAATATCACCATCCTTCGCCATTGCGCAAAAAGCCCACCTGATTCTCTCTTCTTCGGGCAATGTATTGTGGGATTGTTTACCGTTTATCGACGATCAAACCATTGCTTTTATCAGATCGCTGGGTGGCATCAGCGCCATTGCCATTTCGCATCCGCATTATTACAGCCTGATGCAGGATTGGGCCACGGCTTTTGACTGCCCTATTTACCTGCATGCCAGTGACCGGGAATGGATCAAAGACCCCGGTGGTTATATTGAATTATGGAATGGCACCACTAAAAAATTATGGGACAATATCAGCATTGTTCATGTGGCGGGGCATTTTCCCGGCAGTACCATTTTGCATTTACCCGACCATGGCCGGGCAGGTTGTTTATTAACCGGCGATAGTATTTACGTAGCACCCAGCCGCCGGCACATGTCCTTCATGTATAGTTATCCCAATCATATTCCCCTTCCCAAAAAAGACATCGAATTTATCTACGAACGGGTGCATCCCCTCCCCTTTGATGCCATGTACGGCGCTTTTGAATGGATGAATATTGCCGAGGGCGCCCGCACAATCTTCGAAAGATCGATCAGCCGCCACCTTTCCATTTATTAA
- a CDS encoding MOSC domain-containing protein, whose amino-acid sequence MLTVSELYIYPIKSLGGIALNSARLTDRGFEHDRRWMLVDDNNQFITQREVTAMALLKPQLTEQGLLIRNSQVAGEELLVPFEPTVPGTTMVDVWSNRCRAQQVSEDADAWFSKQLGISCKLMYMPHTTNRFVDGRYAHNKEITSFSDGFPLLMIGQASLDDLNNRLTTPLPMNRFRPNVVFTGGTAFLEDTMKQFEINGITFFCVKPCARCVMTTIDQQSGAKAKEPLTTLSTYRKKNNKILFGQNVLFKGRGEITVGNTITIQEKGTVELIPD is encoded by the coding sequence ATGCTTACTGTAAGTGAATTGTACATCTACCCCATAAAATCATTAGGCGGCATCGCCCTGAACAGCGCCAGGTTAACCGATCGCGGTTTTGAACACGACAGAAGATGGATGCTGGTCGACGACAACAACCAGTTTATTACCCAGCGTGAGGTAACTGCCATGGCTTTGTTGAAACCACAGCTAACAGAACAGGGATTGCTGATAAGGAATAGCCAGGTGGCAGGTGAAGAACTGCTGGTGCCCTTTGAACCCACTGTGCCCGGCACTACCATGGTGGATGTATGGAGCAATCGCTGCCGTGCTCAACAGGTAAGCGAGGACGCCGATGCCTGGTTCAGCAAACAGCTGGGTATTTCCTGCAAACTGATGTACATGCCCCACACCACCAACCGGTTTGTCGATGGCCGGTATGCCCATAATAAAGAGATCACCAGTTTTTCTGATGGATTTCCTTTGCTGATGATTGGTCAGGCGTCATTAGACGATCTTAACAACCGGTTAACCACTCCCTTGCCAATGAACCGGTTCCGCCCAAATGTAGTTTTTACCGGCGGAACAGCTTTCCTCGAAGACACGATGAAACAATTTGAGATCAATGGCATCACATTCTTTTGTGTGAAACCCTGCGCCCGTTGTGTTATGACTACTATCGATCAACAGTCGGGCGCAAAAGCAAAAGAGCCGCTCACTACGCTCAGTACTTATCGTAAGAAAAACAATAAGATCCTTTTTGGCCAGAACGTGCTATTTAAAGGCCGTGGAGAGATCACCGTTGGCAACACCATTACCATTCAGGAAAAAGGAACTGTAGAACTAATACCTGATTAA
- a CDS encoding PorP/SprF family type IX secretion system membrane protein — protein MIKHLLITLTTIAALSSARAQDPVFSQPFLSPVYLNPAATGAGEYDLRFSAMYRRQWWSIPSQISYSAVSVDKYLPSLHGGFGLLGTHSTEGYLKKTGIYGSYSYTICSGTLSPAENGDEPHWFASGGIQFGMVQRRIDYSKLVFADQLSADGIIPGSVTSADKAVNSGKWYPDFAAGLFFNYNWNDNNRLLLGGSAHHVNRPDESLTNSADSFRSQLPVRWSGNAMYTYTNSDQTWSYSLAGIYYAQAKQNSFQVGGEITQNEYDISLGVWYRGSINFQHYDAFTVTLSINLAGHSGDGYKVRAGVAHDAPIGQNRYSYTTGSSELGFVWDQSTYNQDANNACKPRINSKSACPIQ, from the coding sequence ATGATAAAACATCTACTTATAACATTAACAACAATCGCAGCCCTAAGCTCCGCCCGGGCGCAGGACCCGGTTTTTTCACAGCCGTTTTTGTCGCCGGTATATTTGAACCCCGCGGCAACGGGAGCCGGTGAGTATGATCTTCGGTTCAGCGCAATGTATCGCCGCCAATGGTGGAGCATTCCGTCGCAAATTTCTTACAGCGCAGTATCAGTTGATAAATACCTGCCCTCGTTGCATGGTGGATTTGGTTTGCTGGGCACCCACTCTACCGAAGGCTATTTAAAAAAGACCGGTATTTATGGCTCGTACTCTTATACTATTTGTTCCGGTACTTTATCGCCTGCTGAAAATGGGGATGAACCGCACTGGTTCGCCAGCGGTGGAATACAATTTGGAATGGTGCAGCGCCGCATCGACTACAGCAAACTGGTATTTGCCGATCAGCTGAGTGCAGATGGAATAATTCCCGGCAGTGTAACCTCGGCCGACAAAGCCGTGAACAGCGGCAAATGGTATCCCGATTTTGCGGCGGGTTTGTTCTTCAATTATAACTGGAATGATAATAACCGTTTATTGCTGGGTGGTAGTGCGCATCACGTAAACCGGCCCGACGAGTCGCTCACCAATTCGGCCGATTCGTTCCGCAGCCAGTTGCCCGTTCGCTGGTCGGGCAACGCGATGTACACCTATACCAACAGCGATCAAACCTGGTCATATAGTCTGGCCGGGATTTATTATGCCCAGGCAAAACAAAATTCATTTCAGGTAGGCGGTGAAATAACCCAAAACGAATACGACATTAGTTTAGGGGTGTGGTATCGCGGAAGTATCAATTTCCAGCATTACGATGCCTTTACAGTAACACTTTCCATAAACCTGGCCGGCCATAGCGGTGATGGGTATAAAGTACGCGCCGGCGTTGCCCATGATGCTCCCATTGGGCAGAACCGGTATTCTTACACAACCGGCAGCTCCGAACTGGGTTTTGTGTGGGACCAAAGCACCTACAACCAGGACGCCAACAATGCGTGTAAACCACGCATTAATAGCAAAAGCGCCTGCCCGATCCAATAG